One genomic region from Amaranthus tricolor cultivar Red isolate AtriRed21 chromosome 12, ASM2621246v1, whole genome shotgun sequence encodes:
- the LOC130828406 gene encoding probable methyltransferase PMT26, whose protein sequence is MALGRYTRVDGRKSSNYCSTVTVVVFVALCLVGVWMMSSPSDTASENLDLPEEKQKTDIKPEEVKQEEVKPEEVKQEEVKQDEVKDNNESPAQQFEDNPGDLPEDATKGDTNVKSENMNETPSEEKKEEVKKEDNKGETNEEVKEENLESKKEDGSEETKTEGDGNDSGEKKESEEYSSENEKKSEQSSSEAQNEKKEGDIESDDGNKKQEGDVKELGSQEVFPSGAQSELLNESATQNGSFSTQAAESKNEKEAQKSSTQQEEYAWKICNTTAGPDYIPCLDNWDAIHHLRSTKHYEHRERHCPAEPPTCLVPLPEGYKRPVEWPKSREKIWYANVPHTKLVQIKGHQNWVKVSGEYLTFPGGGTQFKNGALHYIDFIEQVLPDIAWGKQSRVVLDVGCGVASFGGFLFDKDVLTMSLAPKDEHEAQVQFALERGIPAISAVMGTQRLPFPGIVFDVVHCARCRVPWHIEGGKLLLELNRVLRPGGYFVWSATPVYQTLEEDVGIWNAMSKLTEQMCWKLVKKERDEVNKIGVAIYQKPLSNECYEQRSQNEPPLCEQSDDRNAAWNIPLQACMHKVPEGETERGSHWPELWSARLEKTPYWLTSTQVGVYGKPAPEDFSADYEHWKRVVSLSYLNGMGISWSDVRNVMDMRAVYGGFAAALRDLKIWVMNVVTVDSPDTLPIIYERGLFGIYHDWCESFNTYPRSYDLLHADHLFSKIKQKCNMPALVAEVDRILRPKGKIIVRDKVEIINELERMFKSMHWEIRMTYSKDKEGLLCAQKTMWRPDEVETLKYAIM, encoded by the exons ATGGCTTTAGGGAGATATACTAGGGTTGATGGGAGGAAATCGTCGAACTATTGTTCGACAGTGACTGTGGTGGTTTTTGTAGCTCTTTGCTTAGTTGGGGTATGGATGATGTCATCGCCGTCTGATACAGCCTCAGAAAACTTAGATTTGCCCGAGGAGAAACAAAAAACGGATATTAAACCGGAGGAAGTTAAACAAGAGGAGGTTAAACCGGAGGAAGTTAAACAAGAGGAGGTGAAGCAAGATGAAGTCAAAGATAACAATGAGAGCCCCGCCCAACAATTTGAGGATAATCCGGGTGATTTACCTGAGGATGCAACTAAAGGAGACACTAATGTCAAGAGTGAAAACATGAATGAGACTCCGTCCGAGGAAAAGAAGGAGGAGGTAAAGAAAGAGGATAATAAGGGTGAGACAAATGAAGAAGTGAAAGAAGAAAACTTAGAGTCTAAGAAAGAAGATGGATCTGAGGAAACAAAGACGGAAGGTGATGGGAATGATTCGGGTGAAAAGAAAGAATCAGAAGAATATTCTAGCGAGAATGAGAAGAAGTCCGAGCAGAGTTCTAGTGAAGCccaaaatgaaaagaaagagGGTGATATAGAATCCGATGATGGTAACAAGAAGCAGGAAGGAGATGTAAAGGAATTGGGTTCCCAAGAGGTTTTTCCTTCGGGTGCTCAATCCGAGCTTCTAAATGAGTCAGCCACCCAGAATGGTTCTTTCTCGACTCAGGCTGCTGAGTCAAAGAATGAAAAGGAAGCTCAAAAGTCTTCAACCCAACAGGAAGAGTATGCTTGGAAAATCTGTAATACTACTGCTGGACCAGATTATATTCCTTGCCTTGATAACTGGGATGCTATCCATCATCTAAGGAGTACTAAGCATTATGAGCATCGAGAGAGACATTGTCCTGCCGAGCCTCCGACTTGTCTCGTTCCCCTTCCTGAAGGATACAAGCGACCCGTTGAGTGGCCGAAAAGCAGGGAAAAG ATCTGGTACGCTAATGTTCCACACACGAAGTTAGTACAAATTAAGGGGCATCAGAATTGGGTGAAAGTTAGCGGCGAATACCTCACATTCCCTGGTGGTGGAACCCAGTTTAAGAATGGCGCTCTCCACTATATTGACTTCATAGAACAA GTCTTACCTGATATTGCATGGGGAAAACAATCTCGTGTTGTCCTGGATGTTGGATGTGGAGTTGCCAGCTTTGGAGGCTTTCTCTTTGATAAAGATGTGTTGACCATGTCACTCGCTCCGAAAGATGAACATGAAGCTCAAGTGCAGTTTGCTCTTGAACGAGGAATTCCAGCTATATCTGCTGTGATGGGAACACAAAGGCTACCTTTTCCGGGGATTGTTTTTGACGTTGTTCATTGTGCTAGGTGTAGGGTTCCATGGCATATAGAAG GTGGAAAGCTCCTGTTGGAATTAAACCGTGTGTTGCGTCCCGGTGGTTACTTTGTATGGTCTGCCACTCCGGTTTATCAGACGCTTGAGGAAGATGTTGGAATCTGGAATG CTATGTCTAAACTGACCGAGCAAATGTGCTGGAAACTTGTCAAGAAGGAAAGAGATGAGGTGAATAAGATTGGTGTAGCAATATACCAGAAACCATTGTCTAACGAGTGTTATGAACAGAGGTCACAAAATGAACCCCCATTATGTGAGCAGTCTGATGATCGTAATGCTGCCTG GAATATCCCCTTGCAAGCATGCATGCACAAAGTACCAGAAGGTGAAACAGAGCGCGGGTCTCATTGGCCAGAGCTATGGTCCGCAAGATTGGAAAAGACGCCATACTGGCTAACTAGTACCCAGGTCGGTGTTTATGGGAAGCCGGCACCTGAAGATTTCTCTGCAGATTACGAGCATTGGAAACGCGTGGTTAGCCTATCATACCTCAATGGCATGGGTATCAGCTGGTCCGATGTCCGAAATGTGATGGATATGAGAGCTGTTTATGGAGG ATTCGCTGCAGCTCTTAGAGATCTGAAAATCTGGGTCATGAACGTGGTGACAGTAGATTCACCCGATACACTCCCTATTATCTATGAGCGTGGTCTCTTCGGAATATATCACGATTGGTGTGAGTCATTTAACACGTACCCTAGATCATACGATCTCCTTCATGCCGATCACCTCTTctccaaaatcaaacaaaa GTGCAACATGCCAGCCTTGGTCGCCGAGGTTGATAGGATCTTAAGACCCAAAGGAAAGATCATTGTGCGTGACAAGGTTGAAATTATTAACGAGTTAGAAAGGATGTTCAAATCAATGCACTGGGAAATTCGGATGACTTATTCCAAGGACAAGGAAGGATTGTTGTGTGCCCAGAAGACAATGTGGCGACCCGATGAGGTAGAGACCCTAAAATATGCTATCATGTAA